The genomic segment tttaaaaaaaactaaaacaaagaaaaagacaaaaaaaaacgaatccaCCCTGACCTGTACTTGTGGCCGACGGCCTGCAGGAGGCGCTGTGAGGCCTGCTGGCCCAGCAGCCAGGCCCCCTGCAGCAGAGGGTAAGGGGAcaggaggccgggggggggctctggcAGAGCCTGTACCTCCATAGCAGGACCGGGGACCGCGGGGTACTGACAGACTGACCCCCCGGGTCGGGGactggacggacggacggacagacggacggggggggggggacagggggggataTGAGGAGAGGTTATGACGGGAGGACTGAGAGGGAGAGGTCAGGGGGTCAGGTGAGGCGGGGTCTCGGGTCCAGGGATCCGACGGTGTATCAGCAGAACTTCCTCCGGGGGCCGGCCAGACTGCAAGGGGCGGAGAGTCACGCCCCTTGCAGTCCTCACGAGTTGTTCTCGCGATGGGGCTTTTTTAGTATGTGTGATTCTACAGTGGCCGGTTTACAGGGTGTTGATTTGAGAGTATACAGACGCACggtttgtttactgtttacgACTGCTGGTCGACCCGATTGGTCGGAAAAAATTATATGTAGCGAGTGAATgtcaaacgccccccccccccccgttcaccCGGATTTGAGCTCCCTTCAGACTTTAGACATTAATccaaagtctgatttgtgagaatAGGGACGAGGAGGCCGAGTGATGGAACCTGGGGTCACACAGAGGGGCGCAGGTATGAGAggcaagaggggagagaggagggaggagggaggagtgggggggggggggggggggacagccgtAGCATGGGAGGGAGAGGATCAATTCGTGACTCGTGAGCCTAACTTCCGGGCCCCTTTGGGTAAACGTGACTCACGGCCCCTACTGGGGTGGAGACCCCCTCTCCCTGCTGATCGAGCCCGGCTTCCAGAGACAGTCACGGGGGTTGGAGCGTCACACAAAAGGGGACGGGGGGAAAATGCGCTCCGAGTCGACACTCTAAAACAACTCCTTCCCGACCGAAAACGCTAATGGGGCTCCCGGTGCCAGGAAGACACAATAAACTATATATAGCTTTAAAAAAGCCCCACGTGACTGCTCCTGCATGAGCGACTCTCAAGAGCGGCGCAAATAACACTGACCTACATGTGTAGGGGGTTCTGGGGAcgtgctccccctgcaggccaagcGTAGCACTGCAGGAACTGCAAGAAGGAAATGGATTGCCGGTTCCGAACACAGCTGCCCTTCAGGGAAGCTTTAAGAACCGGTTTGAGCCGGTTGGCCTTGTGTTTAAATCTTTAAACCTTAAAAACACATCCACCTCGGGCCTGGTCCAGAAAGCTGCATTTCCAAGGAAGGCGAAACTAGGGAAACAGAGTACCTGAAACCTGAGTCGACTTGTGGTGAACTGAAGCCAACCTGCTCAGGTATCGCCGATCCCAAAACACAcccatatatttattaatatatgtatcagattatatatatataaccaatTTTATAAACAGAAAACGAAGAACCATATTAGAAAATATAGAAGAACTACACCCACACTGCAAAAGCCAACCGCCCAAACCATTGGTTATTCCAAAAGCACCCATAAGAAACCATTGGTTATTCCAAAAGCACCCGGACCGAGAGCCAGTCAACGGTgcccttgacctctgacccaaaCGGCAGTCTGATGCCGGTGAAATACACCAGATTCGCTCTATGCATCCATCCCAGCATGCACTCTGTTGTTGCGTATCACCATTCACCACCTCTCAGTATGTCAAAAGAGAGAGGGCTTTCGGTTCTCTGATTAACACCGTAATACCAGACAAGCAGCAAACAAGGAACTGGGATTTCATTAGTTAGCTGATTGCACAATGACCAGCGAGGATCAAAAGTACATTCGttcattcattccttcattCAGCCTTAGCAGACAAAAACGTAAAAAACGTAATGATACAAATTATACTTTTTTAATTAACCAGGTTAGCCccttgagataaaaaaaaacctggGCTCTCCATCCgagagacctggccaagaaCGGCAGCAGCACACAGAGTTCCAACATACTAACAGCGTGTATACACATACGATACAACCGACACCTCCAGCAGGTCGGCCCGTGGTCGGTCTACTTACGGGCTGGCCAGGTGCACGTGCAGCGCCCCGACGTGTTTGAGGTGAGTTGGCGTCCCGGGCGGCGTCCTACCGAGGCCCTGGTCGCTGTACGACCGCCTCATCGGACTCTGTGAcccacaggagagagagagagacgcagagcacATCCAAATCCATTAGGAGGGACTTCATAGATGGCCGATACTCCATGGAGGTGTAAACTAATTAACAAGTGGGGAAAATACTATAGGAGGTTCTATAGACAAATGATGATAGATAGAAAAGAAACACTTGCTACAGTCTACTGAGTAGTCTGGTAGACTGATttatccagcgtacatctaggtggacacacccatttgtgatgtcactaaaacacaggaaaaggccgattttcaaacggcctgtaatggctaatcacactcacacccggtggcataatatcatcCCCTTAAAGGTAGGGGAGGCAATTTAGAGAATCCTGCAGGAGTAAACTAGTCTATCCCACTAGCTATAGAACTAGGTGTGCCTCGCCTTGCGGAAGGTAACCGgttaggtaggtagacaggtcTGCCGTACAATCATCTCAATCAGGCTGAATGAGACGAATGGACAGACGTACCGCAGACCTGGAACAGCTACAGAGGCccaatctttttttgttttgtcagaACATTCGATTTATTGATCGCTGTCGGGAAGTGAGAACGAATGACAGAAAATGCTTCCCAAAAAATGGCCTCCAAAACCTTTCAAATTGCATAATTACATTATAGATACGGTAGATGTGTGCAAATACTAAAGTGGGATTAGAGGGGTATAATATTCATAGTGTTATAAAATGGGTAAAGTCACTGTATAGTGTTATTATATTAAATGTAAGTCTCAAGGTAGATGTGTATAATAACTATATAGTGTTATTATATTGCATGTAGGGCTCACGATAGATgtgtataataaatatatagtgTGATAAGACGTATATAAGAACGATATGGTATCATTATATTACATGCAGGGGTTCTCCGTGGAAGAACTCTCCCTCGCGGTAGGTCTGGTGTTCCCAGCATGTCTCCAGGGTTAGCGGGGTGGAGTTTGCCGGCTTGGACGACGTAAACTGCGGCCTGGGACTCAAATCAGGGGCTTCTGGCAAACAAGGAAGACATTAAGGACAATAGCCGCACTGTGAACAAACCATCGCAactgtctctcctggcttcactagAACATCCTCTGCCAATATCATTAGTCCCAAATCGTTTTCTTGTATCACAGCCAGGAGGACGCTCTGATGGTGGCGTCACAGACCGGTACTGTCCTTTATGAACAGAAGTCTGTTTGTTGAGTTTGGAAACTCCAAGTGGTATGCAAAGTAAGTCCTGCGAACCTCAAAACGCTCCAAGATGCTTCTGATCGGATCTGATCTAGAATGTTTAGGGGTGGACCTTTAATCAACAGGGACTCACAGTGAATTTGAATACGTTGAGGATTTATTAAGGAGTAGAATAGAGGCTGTCGGGCTCGAGGATGCATGGGTTTGGAGTCCAACTCTCCAAACCACTAAACTATCCTCAACAAACCCCTTAGAGCCCTGACGGGAGGGGAATCAAATGAGATGCAAACTACATGTAAGCACCCCCCCCTTGTTCCCCATGTTTGTCTGCGTTTCCTCTACCTGTGTACGTCAGCCTATCAGGGATGTGCATGTTGTAGGACGCCGGAGGCTCCTTGGACCTCCTCCTGGACTCTGCTTCCTCCTCACGCCCCCGGGCGCTGGGTTGGCCGCCCCCTACGGCCAGGCGGTCTGGGACCTGCATGTTGTGGTTGATGGACTCGGAGAAGCCCCGGTCCCGGCCCGGAACGTGCATGGCCTCCGCCAGGTACGGGGAGAAGGATGCCATGTTGGTGTAAGTGGGTCCTGAATACCAGCCAAGCATGGGGGTCAACATGTGCAGTGGATCTTTACTGTAGTTTAAGTATGGATTTTATATTCTCTGCACAGCAAGAAAGCGCCATTTGGGTTTCTTTGAACAAATTTAATTATAGTCTCCAACAGCCGGAGGGGTAAATAGCAGGCCCGTTTTTTTGTCAACCCAGCGCAAGATTATTATGGTTGTTTGCTTAACTTGTTGAAAGATTTTATCGATTTTGAGCTGAATTAATCTCGGTGTATGGTAATCAGCCAAATAGATTTAAATACACAGAAATAACTCATTAATCTAAGAATCTGAAGATATCTCAGTAATTGTATATTTCAGCCGTTCAATTAGTAAGCGTTTATCCAAAACATTGGCCCATTGTGTCGTTGACATTTAATCCATTATAGTCAATGACAGCTTAAATTCAATAACTTGAACTCATAGTCTAACTTCGTGTGTGTTCAACTGAGCTGTGTAGATCCCAGGTTTAGTGAGTCCATGggacatcatcatcaacaggtAGATCAACACAAGAACTAATGTCTGTGTTCCCTCTCAGCTAGCAACAGGTGGGCTAGTCACACTGGCTCACTTCAAATCACACAGTAACATCCCCACACAGCCCTCAACGACGATGGCTACTTATCCACTTCGATGAGTTGAACTTTGAGTCTCAATgtaatgataatagtatatACAGAGGGACATTTAAATCCCTACTTGAGCAACAGGTCAAAATGTCATTCCCGGCTAGTTGACTTGAGGCTGCTAACTTTGTGAGCCACTCGCCACGCATTAGGCTTGTAATCTGTCCAGGCGGAATGTCTAAAGCTGTAATAACTTTATACATGCGGATtataccaaaaaacaacaacaatgtcaaCGCGAACCTGATAGGTTATATTCTGATTTAGACAAATACACAGCTTACCCTGTCAGTGCGCGATTGAAGCCCGACTCCTGACGCAACGCAACGTAATGACGTAGACAAACAAACCGACGTCAGCCGGCGCCGAGGGGCGACAGAAGAAGGGACGCACTTGTTTTGTCTGACAGATCAAACTAATTGTCTTTAATTTAAACGTTTATCTAACCCGCATATGGCTTGACGTTATATGTAGATTAAATGGATTAAGATGCTATTCTCATCaagtgtgtttaaaaaatatcttCTCGAACATTTGGGAGTGAATTTATGATGGCCACCTGGTTGACCACTCACTTTTAAAAGTACACCTATAGGCGGCTGCTCCACTACTAAAAGCTTTCTGCCCTTTCTACTGTTTCCTGCACCCCCTCCACTATCTTCCCCACTGCCTCCTACACGGTTCCCTTCCCTGTCTCCTCTACTGTTTCCTTCCCTGCCTTCTCCACTGTCTTCAGATCGTGGCACCATGTGAGACCAATAAATTGAGTCTTTTTGGAGTTTCAAAAGAATGAGTACTGTTTTCCTTCGCCAGAAATTCGAGGAGCATACCAACTCATTGGGAAATCAGTGTCTATGAAAGGAGCAGCGTCGACGACTCATGAGCTCATGGGGGGGGCTGTGATAAAGTCTAAGCTTCAAGAAGGACTTGTTTTGCTTCGCATTGTAGAAACCATGGTGACATGAAAGTAGGTTGTGGCGGCAATCGTTTGGCTAAGCAAGCTGAGGTTCTGCCATCGAGAGACATGGAAATAACACTTGATCATCTTCCCTTAGGAGTAACCGCACTCCATTTGGCACATTATTTCGACAAAAAGAAGAATCATTACAGTAACATAACGATACACAAACCCAATATACATTAAACTCAATTTAATATGTCCACAAAGAAATAGTGCTTTACATACAGAAGAGAGAAAATTGGCACTTTGTTAGTACAGTATTTTTGTTGAATTACTCGTCGGGCTAATTGTTGAATGGTTCTTGTGTGCAGTGAGTAGCAATAAtaacagaagaaaaataaaagatacACAATTCCTCTTCAAAGAACAATTTCCATTACTCCCCAGTCTCACAGGACCGGCAGGAAGAGGCAATGGAAACACTGTGAAATAAAAAGGTCCAGattatactgtgtatatatttggtaAGAATTCTCCTTGTACACTCCATACACAATGAGCATGATGTCGCAGAATACAGACCATAAATCGACCTGAAGTGTTTGAAATGGGTTTCTATATACATACATCCACACTTTATCTCCAGACAGTATATTAATGTATACATGTACATTAGTCGGACATTAGTATGTCCATTGCACACTGCATGTAAGAGATCAACGTCAGCATGTGAGCTTCTCTTCAAGGTGAATAGTAGGCAGACCGCACATAAACACTCAAACGTAGCCTGCAGAGTCTCTAGTGCCAATCGGGTAGGAGTTTGGCAGTGTTTGTGAATTGGAAGACGCCCACGTCACCCAAGGCGTGAATACAATCCCAAAAGACAATCGGAATAGTGAAACCCTTATGGATATAATTGAACCATCCAGACATATCCCAACTAGGGCGCTGTATCCGCTTCCTGTGTCCCTCACCGTGGACCTAAGCTGAGATACCGGCCGGAGAACCATCCACTCATAGACGTGACGGAGTTAGGACTTGTGGTGGGATAGGTCTCCGACGATTCCACCACTAGTCATATCTCAGTCCAGCCAACCAGGAGGCTGTGCCCGACGGACGGCAAAGGTAAACCCCTGTGTGTGCTGTGGACACATGCCCCCCTTTTCAAATGGGTTCCTCATCCAATCTTCTGCTAGGTAATAGCCTTTCCTCAAGAATGCTGGAGGCCCtaaaaaggggtgggggggggggggggggggcacactcACCCATCGACCCCCTTAGTGGCACTCCATCACTATCTATTCACTTGGtaaaagcttttatccaaaccaCATGTCCTTCATAAGAAGGTAGGAGATGCAGGTATCTTGTTCAAGGATTCCCACAGGTCGAATTGGCCGGCATTGGGTTTGGAGCCCACGACCTCTCAGCTGAGAGTCAaagccccccaccagcccatCTGTGTCCTCAAGACATGTACCCTTTCCCGATAAATAAAATCAATTTCTTCATGTACAACATCTCATAACATCTAATATCTCAGAAGGTTTATGTGCTGGCATTGGCAGTGTAATAAGCTATATAGTAGTAAACAGTTGCAGGAAGAACTATGCCTTCTGTGGCGGAGACAATAAATGAACCGCATTAGGAACCAATCAAAAtcttctgtgtgaaacatataGGGCTCAaaagataataaataataaaggatACAAAGGTAAAAAATATCTCTTGAACACGTGAGATGGATAAACTTCAATAATGTGGAAAATAACCGTAGCTTTGTAAACATTTTGGTAATGGCCCTCATTACTGTGGACGAAAGAATAACAAAAAAGAGAGTAATACATTTGGCATTAGGCTGAACCCTGGTAGTATTAGGCCTTCAGTCTGATTCCTAATGGACGATTCCTTTTGTCCACTAGCCTCTCAGCTATCCTTCACTGTTAAACCATTTCTGTGGTTAGCATTGCCATTATACCCGGCTTGTGGTGTAGCATTTTCTAGCTAATTTAGCCATTTAGAAAGATATTATTGAAACTAATGTCTTGGCAGATGCACATCTTGATCGGCGACAACGAACATACAAAGGTGGGTGACACACCAGCCAAGAAGCCCGGAGTACCACACAGACAGGACATGTTGGCGTCTTTAAAGATTAAACATGGCGCTGTTAGGCCCTCAAAGATTTGAGCCTTCTCCGAAGTTACAGCTGAATATGAGTGGCAGTGGGAGCATCCTCGTTCAAAACAATGGTTAACTCTTTTTTAGTGTTCAGTGTGAGACCCCCAACACTAACATTTTCTATATTCGTAATACTGTTGATCCTGTCGTGAAATGTTAGAGGCATGAACAGAATAACTCTGAGTGGTTGATACAAAGAGATGTGAGTACAGTAAGATAGGCTATGTGGTGGTGTGCAAGACGTAAGTGTACATTTGGCATCCAtgatcttgttttttttcttcatcatCCCTTTACTATGGCACAGACCTGAAGGAAGCATCTGTAGGTGTATTATTAGCCCACATCATGAATATACAATGcatctatacagtatatgtatacATCCCCTTGAGTATCTGGCCATACCAACTCTCAACACTGTCATTGTCTGTTACAAATAAGGCCCATTTCATTGATTCTGCTCTTCTTTTCCGCTTTCTGCATTTTCGATTATTTTGGAAGTTTAGGTAAACAGCTTTGAGTGCGGTTCGAGACGTCCGACCGTGATTCTGGGAGCCAATTCGGTCTCAGCCCTCTCCGCTAGGCAGTGGAACAGTCGCTGTGCAGCAGAAATGCTTTCCTTAACCTACAGCTGGTGATGGATAGAGATGGCCAACACTTGCGGTCAACCTTGACTGTGGAAGAATCAGGACATTGGCCCATGGCTTGATAAttatacacaacaaaaccaacccCTACATGGGATAAAGGGGCACTGTGTTCGTTTTTTGGGCTGAATGTAACTTGTTGTCCTGACCTATCGTAGAGAAAAAACAATCTAAAATAGCAGTGTTAGCTGTGAGCTCTGTGAGCCTAACTAAAATACTAGACGAACAACACAAGAGATATCTTGGTGCTCCTTGAGAACATCACAAACCGGTAGAGTCCCATTGCTTCCACTGCTGACTTCATACGGTCAACAGACAGAGCTCTGTGGCAACCACTAACTCGGACAAAAGACAcctaaacacaattcaaatgatATACTAGTCCAATCGCTACGCTGCCAGGATAACGAGAGTTCAGCAATTGGAAAAGACAGAGACAGCTGCGATTGTAAGCAACACAACTTGCAGTGTGTGGTCGACGGGATCGCTGGAGATTGACATAAACACGACAACTCTCTGTGGTTAATGGTAGCCTGGCTATCCTTGCTACAACAGCCAAAATAAGTGTTAGAGGCGATATTGTGGCTTGTAGCCAGGTCATCCCCGCTCACCTCGCTGTATTTCATGCTGTGGCCGCCGCTAGCCAAACGTTTGGCATTAGCTGCCTGCCAAGGACATTAGATGGCCAGTAGGGTCGCTTCTGGTCGGAACGCTGCCACGCAAATATTAATTATCccggagagagaaaaaaaacgctTTCAGCTTGGACTATCCTGACAAACCAACGTCAGGAAGGGCAAAGTAGGAACCAAGTAGAGTACCGAGGAAGAAAGAATAAAGTGACGAACCAGAAGCCCCTCCCCCGACAGATAGTAGCAACCACGTTTGAGTCTGTAGCTCCGGACGATCTAGGCATGAGCACGGTGATCCCCATGGACCCGGCGGCGCTGGTCTCACTTCCCCTTGATGATCTCCTCGTACCTCGGCGGCGGGTCGCTGTACGACGGCGCCGAGACCTCGTCCCCGCTGCTCTCCACCAGGTGCCCCGTGACCTCCTCGTAGGAGGGCGGCGGCGTGGCCCCCGAGAGCCGCGACGCCACCGACAGCGAGGGGTTCTGCACGTACAGCGAGCGGTGGTTCTGCCGGGAGGGGGGCTCCGGCTGGGGACACGCCTGGACGCACCCCCCTCTCTCGGGGCCGGTCACCACCACGGCGGGCCGCGAGCTGGCCTGGTCCTGGTGCGAGGTGTCGGCGTGCGGGGGCGTGTCGCGGTGCACCAGGATGCGAGGGAGACTGCGCGTGGCGCGGTTGTTGGCCAGGTAGCGGTTGTGGGTGTAGGCGGGCCGCCGCCGCGTGGCCTTCTGGAGCTGGCACctccagaggaggaagagggcgatgatgatgaggagggcaACGCCCAGCAAGGGGACCACCATGTAGACGGCGTCGGCTCGCTCCGCGGCGCTCTCGCTGTTGCCGCTTACTGTGTACACGCTGCGCGTCTTCCAGAACTCCatctggggaaggggggggggggaggaagacacGGCGCGTCTGTTTACATTTCACCCGCGGTGACTTTGTTCTTCCGGGATGATGGGTTTCTTGAGGGGACGAGGAAGAGGCTTACCGTTCTCTCCTTGTTCTCAAACACTTCATTGGCCTCCTCGAAGCTACAGCTCTCCTCTCCGCACTCCCTCTCGATGTCCCCCTGCCAGAACTCCTCCAAGAAGCCATTGGCTCGCGGGAAACGCTTGAGGATCGAGTGAGCGTCCTTGTCCTCCAGAAAGGCTGGGGAACACACAGGATCAAGATCAGAACATTGAACCGCTCGTCGACATTCTATTTAATGTCACGCTTAGGATTTGAAGGCAGGTTTTTTTGGGGGGCTTTCCTCTGTGTTTTTGCTAGTGGCTGATCATTGTTGCCCTGAATTGGTTCTGCTGTGTATCCTTTTGGCCAACCTTTGATTGGCCTTGATTCagatcccttttttttttttattccacttGCATCAAATATTTTGCCTCAGGTATGTATGAGAAGAACTATGATGGTGTGTCA from the Gadus macrocephalus chromosome 7, ASM3116895v1 genome contains:
- the LOC132461030 gene encoding mitochondrial fission factor-like isoform X3 produces the protein MASFSPYLAEAMHVPGRDRGFSESINHNMQVPDRLAVGGGQPSARGREEEAESRRRSKEPPASYNMHIPDRLTYTEAPDLSPRPQFTSSKPANSTPLTLETCWEHQTYREGEFFHGEPLHSPMRRSYSDQGLGRTPPGTPTHLKHVGALHVHLASPFNYPETPARVRPAAEASGPVNKGVSRKRATESWSQDDEGGAVVEFIVLRRQVLKMSRRLAGLERQNTERRNTEALLFSLLLSACLLNGWLWIRR
- the LOC132461030 gene encoding mitochondrial fission factor-like isoform X4, whose amino-acid sequence is MASFSPYLAEAMHVPGRDRGFSESINHNMQVPDRLAVGGGQPSARGREEEAESRRRSKEPPASYNMHIPDRLTYTEAPDLSPRPQFTSSKPANSTPLTLETCWEHQTYREGEFFHGEPLHSPMRRSYSDQGLGRTPPGTPTHLKHVGALHVHLASPATESWSQDDEGGAVVEFIVLRRQVLKMSRRLAGLERQNTERRNTEALLFSLLLSACLLNGWLWIRR
- the LOC132461030 gene encoding mitochondrial fission factor-like isoform X2, with product MASFSPYLAEAMHVPGRDRGFSESINHNMQVPDRLAVGGGQPSARGREEEAESRRRSKEPPASYNMHIPDRLTYTAPDLSPRPQFTSSKPANSTPLTLETCWEHQTYREGEFFHGEPLHSPMRRSYSDQGLGRTPPGTPTHLKHVGALHVHLASPPRPGGSVCQYPAVPGPAMEVQALPEPPPGLLSPYPLLQGAWLLGQQASQRLLQAVGHKYRFNYPETPARVRPAAEASGPVNKGVSRKRATESWSQDDEGGAVVEFIVLRRQVLKMSRRLAGLERQNTERRNTEALLFSLLLSACLLNGWLWIRR
- the LOC132461030 gene encoding mitochondrial fission factor-like isoform X1 encodes the protein MASFSPYLAEAMHVPGRDRGFSESINHNMQVPDRLAVGGGQPSARGREEEAESRRRSKEPPASYNMHIPDRLTYTEAPDLSPRPQFTSSKPANSTPLTLETCWEHQTYREGEFFHGEPLHSPMRRSYSDQGLGRTPPGTPTHLKHVGALHVHLASPPRPGGSVCQYPAVPGPAMEVQALPEPPPGLLSPYPLLQGAWLLGQQASQRLLQAVGHKYRFNYPETPARVRPAAEASGPVNKGVSRKRATESWSQDDEGGAVVEFIVLRRQVLKMSRRLAGLERQNTERRNTEALLFSLLLSACLLNGWLWIRR
- the LOC132461039 gene encoding transmembrane gamma-carboxyglutamic acid protein 3 gives rise to the protein MADAFLEDKDAHSILKRFPRANGFLEEFWQGDIERECGEESCSFEEANEVFENKERTMEFWKTRSVYTVSGNSESAAERADAVYMVVPLLGVALLIIIALFLLWRCQLQKATRRRPAYTHNRYLANNRATRSLPRILVHRDTPPHADTSHQDQASSRPAVVVTGPERGGCVQACPQPEPPSRQNHRSLYVQNPSLSVASRLSGATPPPSYEEVTGHLVESSGDEVSAPSYSDPPPRYEEIIKGK